A segment of the Zingiber officinale cultivar Zhangliang chromosome 8B, Zo_v1.1, whole genome shotgun sequence genome:
CGACTCCCGCGGACGCAGGGTGAAAAGGTGATGGAGGGAGGCGGGACAAGAAGGCGCGATGCAGCAACTCGCCTCCGGAGGCCTCGTCGTCGCCGTCTCGCCCCTCGTCGAAGTTGAGGGCGTAGCTGAGGGGATCATAACCGAACTTGCGGCGCGAGTGGTGGCGCCGCCTGATCCGAGACGCTAGGATCCGGCATTTCCCTCCGAACTTGAGCAGATCCCGCGCCTTTCGCTGAATCCAGGTGGCAGATGCACGAATCATCACGGCGGGCTGCTCGTCCTCTCCGTCTCCTCCCGTGCCACCGCCGCCGGCGAAGCAGCACGACAAGTAGATCGAGGAACGGAGCTGGTTCATGAGGGACGGAGGCGAGGAAGCGGAGAAGTGATGGTCGAATCCCATTTGGATTTTTAGGGAAGGAGCAGAGTTTTTGTGGCCTCGGAGTGGTGCGACGATAGTTAGCGGGCAGAGTCGTATACCCGTATTTATCGGATCTTGAAATCGGGCTGCGTGGCGGGTACTCCTGAGTTGGACCTCCGCGTTTGCTAGAGAGCCCGCGTCGCTGGCGAGTTGCGAGTGGAAGATGCGCGTTTGCATGGATGGGAAATTTGAAACcgttaaattatttaatcaaattttaataattataaaatcttgAGAAAAATTACATAATAGTGAATGTAGGAAAAAATTCAGATATCATTTAACAAGTATGCTTGCTTTGTAGGAAACGTAACAGGAATTGTAATATAAGCATTTACGATGGGAAtttgatttgataaaaaaaataaattgaaatatgattgggaaaaaataatttaatttggtagaatgtgttttttttttcatggctGTGAAGATGAGCCTTCAGTTTCTGGCAATGAAAGATGGGAACAACTGACAATTGACAACTGACAACTGACCAACATACAGTTGTCCCTGTCTGTGTAATTATACCAATCCTGCTCCGGTCGATGTTCACTGGGTTTTTATATCCCCCCAAAAGTAGGGCAAAATCGCCTCAATATCATGGCTTCGGCGGCAGCGGAAATGGATCTGGTCGATATACTCGACGCCTCCTCCGGCCCGATCGACATCGCCAGGTACGTCGACTTCGTCCGCGACCCCGCGGCGAGCGCGATCGCCACCTTCGAAGGCACGACCCGCGACACCTTCGAGGGCAAGCTCGTGGAGGAGCTTCGGTACGAGGCCTACGTGCCGATGGCGGCGCGTCGCCTCGCCGCCATCTGCGCGGAGGCGCGGGGTTCCTGGCCGCTCCTCCGTCTCGCGGTGGCGCACCGCCTGGGGACGGTGGGGGTGGGGGAGGCCAGCGTGTTCGTGGCGGCGTCGGCGGTTCACCGGGCGGAGGCGATGGAGGCGTGCCGCTATTTGATCGACGAGGTGAAGGCGTCGGTGCCGATCTGGAAGAAGGAAGTGTACGAGAACGGGGAGGTGTGGAAGGAGAACAAGGAATTCCTCGAGAGGAGGGCGGCCCATCACGAGATGGACCCAGCCCACGAACTTAAGGAGACCTCCAACGGCGAAGACTAACATGAAGCAACGACCGTCTGATGCGTAGTGGACGATTGCTAGAATTTGTATCGACAACGAAGAATCAAAACAAACTCCACCGTAATTTTAAATTATCGTGGAGATTAAGACTCCTTTGTTTTACTACTTTTAAGCGGTTATTGAGTGCAAGAGTTTTTAAAAAGAACCATGAATCTAAGTTCAATGTTTAGGCCAATGGACTAGATTTGCGGCTCAATTGCTAAATTATTACCAAAGACATTCTCCAAGAATCGAAATAAAAAACTCCTAGCACAAAAACATCATCCAAGTAAATTGCTAAGGTAATCAAAACTATAAGAATCAGGTTTTTGTTGACTAGATAATTGGATAGGCATCAACCAAAACCGAACATTGACCTTCATCCTCTGTCCACAAGCTAATGAGAAGTCAACAATGCCCTACCCAAATGGTAAACTTGCATCACTAATAAGAAGCCAACAATGCATTGACAAGGAACAGGTACCAACCAAGCAGCAGGACGATTTGATTGATGGTTTTGACTATAACCTCTCACCTTTAGCATTTCCAGCTTATGGTCAAACCATAAAAAGAAGGTTGATTCTCCTCTTCTCGTGCTGTCGACTTGTTACCGTTGGCATTCTCACCTTCCTTCCATACTTTCTAAACTCCTGTTCATTGTTTTGTTGTGTCGATTAACGTATCTGAATGCCTTAGCAGAACTGAACTTCCAGGCCATGGGCGAGAAGATTGGGATATCTTTAGaagctgaaaaaaaaaattacagaaatgaaTCTAACAGTAGTGAGATTATGAAAACTTGCAGAGAGTATTAACAGCCAAAGAAAACACAAAAGTATTAGTCGAAGAAGTTTACACCTCGCTCCCTCGTAAGAAATTTACTCAGAGCTACATTCGAATTGTCAGACCtataacatgaaaaaaaaaaatggaccTAAAAAAGAACAGAAAGTACATGGATCATTCAGTGCTAGCCCAACTAATTCCGACTGACAGGAATCTTTTTCTTCCATTGAATAGTACAAATAAAATGAATAGTGAGAATTTTAACTATCTAGGATATATAACATCAGCATGAGAAAAATTGTATGAAACATAAGGTTTGCAAGGCATATACCATGTTACAAATGaaattaagtaaaaattaaaaataggctGTCTCACAAAAGAATTAAATGCAATTTATTCAGGAAATTTCTATACGTTAAAAAAATGATGAAGAAAAAGGCCCTAGTGAACATGATTCCTACTCCGGTGGGGACTATCTCAGTTACTAATCCTTAGCCTTGAGTGAATAGTGTGCATCCAAATGATAGTAGACTTCTATCGACCACATGCCGGAATAGATGAGATCAATTGAACAAAGAAAAATATGGCACTTTATCTTTTTCATACTTAACAAATGGAACCCTATGGATCAGATCAGAGGAAAATATGTGATGGGCACATGGAAAGGAAAATTTGGATATAATTGTCACAGCAACAAATAATATGCAATTTATTTGACTAAATACATTATTAACTAAAGGATCCATGAATCTGTAGTAGATACAAAACTATTTATGTGTACATTTGGGCTTAatcagaaaaaagaaaaatatgtatATCCTATAAATCCGAGCATAATCAATAAATGAATTTCAGATGATGAAACGATGCTCAAGAAATAAATTAGAATCTTATGGGCAATTTAAGAGAACTTGAAACATATTTTTTTGATTTCatataatttaatataaaattatagtgTTTCCtgatatgatattattttggtagataaaaCACGTGAAAGAATAAATATTAAACTAAAATCTCGACAGAAAATGTTAGAAATAAAGAGTAAAGAcataatatatggaatttaagtttagtaatattagacaaTTGGTAAGACAGAAATGGAACGGTtagctttaagtatttaggattatttttgcaaaatgataaaGGAATTGAGATAGTTGTCTTGCATAGAATACAATAGGATGGTTGAAATAGTGGTTAGCGTCGAGTGTTtaatgtgatcgtaaagtacctctaaaacttaaagagaaGTTCTAGAAAAACGGTGGTTAGACCTGGtatgttatatgttgttgaatattggattataacTTGAGTACATAAGCAGAAAATGAAAGTTACAaaaatgaggatgttaaggtggatgtgtggacatatgaaGATGTATAGAATAAAAATGaaagtattagagagaaagttgaagTTGCATAGGGAAAAATCGAAAAGATACATTTAAGATAGTACTTAGACTACCAATAAATGCCCTAGTTAGGCAATTTGAAACTATGAGAAATGCACACAACAAACGGGGAAGAGAAAGgtaaaaaaaacttggttagcaacaataaaataaaatttatttaaatatagataatgatatagtaggggatagagccCAATGATGTAAAAGGATCTATATGATTGACCCTACCTAATAGGATAAGACTTAGTTATTGTTATTATTGTATATAATTTAATACAAAATAtttgttaaatttttaaaacatattaagCGTCCTTAATGTTTTGTCCCCCCTTTAAAAATAAGTGTAACTTGGTCCCCTCTACTTTATCCTCCATGCCTCACAGCCTCTAATTATACTAAAACTTTTGCGAATATCAGACGCAATAAATAGAACAATCAGAGAAGACTTTTGAATTATGCCATTCATCATCCAAAGTGACAGTTGATAGGGATATAACAGATAAGATATAATTTTGAGTAACAAATAATTATGCTAAACATAAAAAGATACAAATTTCTGAATATTGCACACATGTCAATTTAGTTAGTGACCTATGAGCTTATCCCAAATCTATGTGGTTTCTACAATAAAATTGCCAAAACAGCAAGCCATCATAGCAGAAAAAATTTAACAAAGTTTTGTAATACCACAAACTAGGTGAAGGATCAATACACACAAGAGAAGATATAGAAACAAATTATTCAAACCATACAATTGGAAGAAGcgattctaacttaaaaaatatgGACATCGGACAAGTATTTGAGGAACAATAAAAGCAACTAAGCAAGAAAACTTAATATAAAATTATCGTGGTGCATAATATttacatatgatattattttgacaGATGAGACATGTGAAGAAGTAAATCCTAAACTAAAATTTTAGTGGAAAACATTAGAAGTAAAAGGTTTTATgtttagtagaataaaaacatgatatatggaatttaaatttagcaatattagatgtaatgagacaattgttaagataggagatgacgagttgtctgaaactgagagttttaagtatttaggatcatttttacaaaatgatgaaaGAATTgcgagagatgtcttacatagaatagaAGCAAGATGATTAAAAATAGAGGTTAGCGTCAGgtattttatgtgatcgtaaagtatctctaaaacttaaagtgAAGTTCTATAAAATGgcggttagacctgctatgttatatggcgctgaatgttaggctatgactcaagcacatgagtagaagatgaaaGTTGCAAAGATGAAAATGTTAAGGTTGATGTGTGGACGTacgaggatggacagaataagaaatgatagcattagagagaaagttgaagtttcatctattgagaaaaaattcTGAGAGACATTTCAGATGGTATGAATATACGACGAATAAATAtcctagttaggcgatgtgaaactatgacaaatacgtacatcaaacgaggaagagttAGGTCAAAAGAAGaattggttagcaacaataaaataaaatttatttaaatat
Coding sequences within it:
- the LOC122014695 gene encoding molybdopterin synthase catalytic subunit-like; this encodes MASAAAEMDLVDILDASSGPIDIARYVDFVRDPAASAIATFEGTTRDTFEGKLVEELRYEAYVPMAARRLAAICAEARGSWPLLRLAVAHRLGTVGVGEASVFVAASAVHRAEAMEACRYLIDEVKASVPIWKKEVYENGEVWKENKEFLERRAAHHEMDPAHELKETSNGED
- the LOC122016686 gene encoding uncharacterized protein LOC122016686, with the translated sequence MGFDHHFSASSPPSLMNQLRSSIYLSCCFAGGGGTGGDGEDEQPAVMIRASATWIQRKARDLLKFGGKCRILASRIRRRHHSRRKFGYDPLSYALNFDEGRDGDDEASGGELLHRAFLSRLPPSPFHPASAGVVDA